Part of the Aneurinibacillus sp. REN35 genome, GCGAAGCACCGCTGCATCCCCTTCTTTTTTTACCGCCTGTAAAATCTCCAGCACCACAGCACGCTGCGTTTCCGTTCCCGCTTCCACATCGCGGCGGGTCGAAAAATTCGCGGCTTCCACAATCTTCATCATGACTTACCTCTCCTCTACAATCGAAGCGAATTTCTCGTATATGTAATCCACTGCTTCATTCTTCATCCGATAGCTTACCCGGTTGGCAATCAGTCGGGTTGTAATCGGCATAATTTCTTCCAATTCTACCAGACCGTTTTCTTTTAACGTGCGTCCTGTGGAGACAATATCGACGATCCGGTCCGCCAGGCCGATGAGCGGAGCCAATTCAATGGAGCCGTTGAGCTTAATGACCTCCACCTGCTGGCCCTGTTCACGAAAATATTTGGAGGCAACGCGCGGATACTTGGTAGCGACGCGCGGCGCAGCCGTGCCGGACGGCTTCCAGTCAGGCAGCCCTGCCACGGAGATGCGGCAGCGGCTGATCTGCAGATCGAGCAGTTCATAGACATTTCGGCCCTCTTCCAGCAGCACATCTTTTCCGACAACGCCAATATCGGCCACTCCATACTCCACATAGGTCGGTACATCGGTCGGCTTGGCAAGAATGAAGTCCAGATTGGCTTCCGGAACCGGCACGATCAGCTTGCGCGAATCATCAAATTCTGGGGGAAGCGGAACGCCGGCTTTGCGCAACAGATCGGCCGCTTCTTCAAAGATTCGTCCCTTTGGCATTGCAATGATGAGCTTTTCCTGTGCATTTACTGCCATGTCGCTTCCTCCCCTGTCATATCGATAACTTCAGCATATTGCGAAAAATCAACCTGGTTTGATTCTTCCTTCCGCTGCGTGATCACGACCGTATTGTCCTGCGCACGCAAAGCTCTGGCCTTCTCCAGCGCTGCGCTGCGCTGTTCTGCGCGGTATAAAATAAGAAACCGCCTTGCCTTCTCCATCTGATAGTCTGCCGCCTCCAGCAGGCTGTCCATCTGTATCGCGAACCCGGTCGCAGGACACGGGCGTCCGAACTGTGCCAGCAGCCCGTCATAACGGCCACCGGTGCATATGGAGAAGCCCTGATTCGCCGCATAGCCCTCAAATAAAATACCTGTGTAATAATCAAGATTGCTCAGCAGATTCAAGTCTAGCAGTACATATTGATCCACCTGGTAGGCTTCCAGCGCCTCCCACAGCTCACGCAGATTGCGAACCGCTTTGCGTGCCTGACCGTTCACTGTTATGGCTTCAGCGCGCTCTAACAATTCCTTGCCTCCGCGCAGCTTGAGCAGCTCGCATAAGCGGGACGTCCCTTCCTCGGACAGTCCCAGCCCGTGCACATACTGGCGGAACCCTACGTAATCCCGGTTATACAAATATTCCTTGAGCTTCTCACAGTCATCTTTCTCTTCTACGATCTCTTCTAATAATCCTTCTAAAAATCCGATATGTCCAACCGCAATCTTGAACACGGAAACACCGGCCGCCTTCAGCACGGACACTGCCAGCGCAATCGCCTCAGCATCGGCATCCACCGACGCCTGGCCGATGCACTCGATCCCAAGCTGCGTAAACTCGGCATTGCGGCCCGCTTCATTTTTCTGTGCTCGGAATACATTGGCCGTGTACATGAGGCGCAGCGGCAGCGGCTCCTCCTTCATCAGCGAAGAAGCGACCCGGGCAATCGGCGCCGTCATATCGGGACGAAGCACCACCGTCTTCCCCTCGCTGTCCAGCAATTTAAACAATCTATTATCAAGCGTGGCGCTCGCAGCGCCGACGGTATCATAGTACTCAAGAGTCGGTGTACTAATTTCACGGTAGCCCCACTGCTGCATGCAGCCTTTGACCTGGCCCTCCAGCCAGCGCTGCTCTTCCAGCACATCAGGTAGAATATCCCGCATGCCCAACGGCTTCTCAAACCCCAACGGTTTTGACATCCTGCTTTCCACTCCTCGTCTTATCCTTTACTATGGTAGAGAACTAAAGGATTTTCTTGTTGAATGTAGTCTAACACTCCCATTCTTATCCGTCAACCACTTCTGTTAAACCGTTAAAATTGTAAGCGCTATCTCTTTTTGCATAAAAAAAGCGAACCGGTTTCATACCGATTCGCTCGTGTTTTCATGCTTCTACTCCGATAGATTGCCCGCCTGTCTGATAATGCGCATGGGGTTACCGCCAACAAAGGCGCCTGCCGGCACATCAGCATTGACAAGAGTCGCCGCCGAGACGACCGCACCGTCACCGATCGTCACGCCGGGCAGAACTGTAGAATTGGCGCCGATCATTACGCCGGAGCCGATCTTCACATCACCTAGACGATACTCCTCTATCAAATACTCATGCGCAAGAATGGTTGTATTATAACCAATGATGCTGTTTGAGCCGATCGAAATGCGTTCCGGAAACATCGTATCCATCATCACCATTAAGGCTACGGCTGTATTTTCGCCCACCTTCATGCCAAGAAAGGTGCGGTACATCCAGTTCTTCAGCGGCATCCAGGGCGTATAGCGCGCAAGCTGCACGACAGCAAAGCATTTCACTACTTTCCAGAAACTTATTGTCTTATACAATTGCCATAATGAATTCGCTCCCTGAACCGGATACCGCTCCGTCTGTCGTTTTGCCATAACCCACCCCTTACGACTGACGAATCGGCTGCTTCACAATCTGAATCAGATCGCTCATATCATTCAGCAAATAGGTCGGGTCAAATGTGGATAAAAAGGACGCGCCCTTCAAGCTCCAGGCCACACCTGCTGACGAGATGCCCGCATTGTGTGCGGCTTGAATGTCGTACTGGCTATCTCCTACCATCAGGGTACGTGCCGGGTCTGCTCCCAGCGCCCGCATGGCTTTCTCCACCGGCTCCGGATGCGGCTTATGATTCTCTGTATCCTGATAGGAGACGAACGTATCCATGTACTTATCCAGACCAAACAAGCGCAAGCCCATCTCCGCTGTTTTCCGCTGCTTGGTCGTTACAATGCCCATCTTGATGTCCATCGCAGCCAGCTGCTCGATCGTCTCCAGCACACGCGGAAACTCTTCCACCAGCTCGTCATGCACCTGTTCATTATGTGCGCGGTATACCTGAACCAGCTCTTCCGAACGATCCGGTCCGAACAGATCCATCTGGTCATAAAGGGGCTTGCCCATATGAGGAATGATATCTTCACGCGTATACTTACCTGGATAAAACTTCTCCAGCGTATACATAAAGGACGTTAAAATCAAATTATTCGTATCAATCAGCGTACCATCAAGGTCAAACAATACATATTGGTAACGATGCATGGAACCCCTTCTTTCTTTCTATAAAATCTCTTTTTCCTAGCCTTCCCCATACCGTTTCTTTGCAACGCCTGTTTTTCTCAATACCACCATCATGACGAGAGCAAGCGCGATCAGAACAAGGCTGATTACCTGTGCAATGCGCAGCGTGTCCGTAAGCATTAAACTATCTGTCCGCAGCCCTTCTACAAAAAACCGTCCGATGGAATACCAAATCACGTAGCTGAGGAACAGATCCCCACGGCGCAGTGCGACGACACGACGAATCGTAATCAGCAGAAGGACGCCCAGCAGATTCCATAACGATTCATACAAGAACGTCGGATGATAGTAGGAATACGTATTCGTAAGTGGATCAAGAATGTACATCTGATCAATGATAAACTGTGGCAGATGCAGGCTCTGCAGAAACTCCAAACTTACCGGTCCACCGTGCGCTTCCTGATTCATAAAATTGCCCCAGCGGCCAATTGCTTGTCCGATCAGCAGGCTGGGCGCAACAATATCAGCAATCCGCCAGAAGGAAACCTTTTTCACACGCGAATAAATGTATGCGGTTAATACCGAGGCAATTAACGCCCCGTGAATGGCGATGCCCCCCTGCCAGATCGCAATAATCTCACCGGGATGCGAGCTGTAATACTCATCCCAGCGGAAGACCACATAATAGATGCGAGCCCCGATAATTGCTGCGGGGACTGCATACATCACCACATCCATAATCGTTTCCGGGTCCATGCCGACCCGCTTCGCTTCGCGCAGCGCCATTAATAACCCAACGAGCGCTGCCGTTCCAAGAATAATCCCGTACCAGTGTATAGATAAAGGCCCCAGCTGCAGGGCGATCGGATCCAATGCCTTTGGCATATTCAAAAACCCCCTCGTTAGATGTCTTCGACTGCGTCTTCAATTGTATCGGTCAGTTTTTTGCTGAAGACGACCGCAGCGTTATAGCCCATGCGCTTCAGGCGGAAGTTCATGGATGCAACCTCGACAATCACCGCAAGATTTCGACCCGGACGTACTGGAATGGTAATCTGAGGCACTTCCGTATCCATAATTTTTATTTTTTCATCGTCCAATCCAAGACGATCATACATCTTATTCGGGTCCCAAATTTCGAGACGAATGACGAGCGAAATTCGCTTATAATTGCGAATCGCACCCGCGCCAAACAATGTCATGACGTTAATAATGCCGACGCCGCGAATCTCAAGCAAATGCTGAATGAGCTCCGGCGCGCTTCCGATCAGTTGATTCTCCTGCGTCTGGCGGATCTCCACCGCATCATCTGCCACCAGACGATGCCCGCGCTTCACCAGCTCCAGCGCTGTCTCGCTTTTTCCGATAGAGCTCTGACCGACAAGCAGCACACCAACCCCATATACGTCTACCAATACACCATGCATTGTCGTCGTTGGTGCAAGGCGGCCTTCCAAATATGTAGTAAGCTTACTTGACAGCTTTGTTGTTGGAAGAGGGGAGGTTAATACCGGAATGCCGCGTTCTTCAGCCAGATCAAGCAGCTCAGCGGGTGCTTCACACCCATGTGCAACACAAATGCATGGGGTCGCTTCTAGCAAAAGCTTATCGATCCGTTCCATGCGCTCCGGTGCGCTCAATGCCTCATAGAAGCTCAATTCTGTCTTACCGAGAAGTTGAACGCGCTCGGACGCGTAGAATTCAAAATAACCAGCAATCTCAAGCCCCGGACGGCTAATGTCGCTTACGGTAACTTCACGGCGTAATCCAGACTTGCCGCCCGCCACTTTCAGTTGAAAATGGTTAACAATGTCGCGTACATGGGTCTTTTTCAAACCTTCCACCCTTTCTCTCTAAAATCATACCTTATTGTATCATATCGCTTGTGTCATGTTGAAAGAAAGAGCAAGTGATTGAAGCAAATCATCACGCCTACAAAAATAAAGAGACGGCTCATCGCCGCCTCTTTACAGGACCGCATGTATACCAGCCCTGCGTTAGTTGCTATTTCAATAGATCATGACTGTATCTGCAGCCGAGCCTCCGAGCGCTTACGGTCGCGCTCAAGTACAGGGGCCAAGTATTGTCCTGTATACGATTCATCTACTTTCACGACATCCTCTGGCGCGCCTTCAGCTACGATCATCCCACCACGGCTGCCCCCATCAGGACCTAAATCAATGATATGGTCAGCAGTCTTAATCACATCAAGATTATGCTCAATCACCAGGACACTATCTCCCGCTTCCACCAGACGCTGGAGAACTTTGAGCAGACGATCAATGTCATCGATATGCAGCCCCGTTGTCGGCTCATCAAGAATATACAGCGTCTTACCATTGCTGCGACGGTATAACTCGGATGCCAGCTTCACACGCTGGGCTTCTCCGCCTGAGAGCGTCGTAGCCGGTTGACCTAATGTAATATAGCCAAGACCTACATCATACAGCGTCTGAAGCTTGCGCTGTATGCGCGGAATATGCTTAAAGAATTCTAATGCATACTCCACTGTCATCTCCAATACGTCAGAGATATTCTTGCCTTTATAACGCACTTCAAGCGTCTCGCGGTTATAACGTTTGCCATGACATACCTCACAAGGCACGTACACATCCGGCAGGAAGTGCATCTCAATCTTAATAATTCCATCGCCCCGACACGCTTCACAACGACCGCCCTTTACATTAAAGCTGAAACGTCCCTTTTGATAGCCGCGCATTTTCGCTTCATTCGTCTGCGCGAACAAATCACGGATATCATCAAATACACCGGTATAGGTAGCCGGATTGGAACGCGGTGTACGTCCGATAGGAGATTGGTCGATGTCAATCACTTTATCAAGGTGCTCAATCCCCTCAAGCTTGCGGAACGCCCCCGGCTTCTGCTTTGACTTGTGCAATTCGCGAGCAAGCGACTTATGCAGAATCTCGTTAATGAGTGTTGACTTCCCAGAACCGGATACCCCTGTCACACACGTAAAGACACCGAGCGGGACTTTGAGCGTCACGTTACGAAGGTTATTTTCTTTGGCTCCCACAATTTTGACCCATTTGCCGTTCGGTTGGCGACGGTCGAGCGGCACGGGAATGAACTTGCGGCCGCTCAAGTACTGGCCGGTCAATGAATTCTCATCGTTCATTATTTCCTTAGGCGTACCTTTTGCGACAATCTTGCCTCCATGTACACCGGCGCCTGGCCCAATATCGATAATGTAATCCGCTGCAAACATCGTATCTTCATCATGCTCGACGACAATCAATGTATTACCCAGATCACGCATATGCTCCAATGTCTTGATGAGACGGGCATTATCCCGCTGATGCAGCCCTATGCTTGGCTCATCAAGAATATAGAGCACGCCCATGAGGCTTGAGCCAATCTGTGTAGCCAAACGAATCCGCTGCGCCTCTCCGCCAGACAACGTCCCGGCCGCACGACTCATCGTCAAATAATCCAAACCGACATCAACAAGGAATTGCAGACGTGCTTGGATTTCTTTTAGAATCAAGCGGGCGATCTGCACTTCCTTCTCTGTCAGCTTGAGCTGATCGAAGAATTCATGCGCCTCGGTAATCGAGAGGTCTGTTACATACGCTATGTTTTGTTCGTTAATCGTTACCGCTAATGCTTCTGCGCGAAGACGATGCCCCTTACAGGTCGGGCATTTCTTCTGACTCATGTATTGCTCCAACTGCTGACGCACATAATCCGATCCGGTCTCCCGGTAGCGCCGCGCTACGTTATTGACCACGCCTTCGAATGTCATGTGCGTATCCCGCACGGTCGAGCTGAAATCACTCTTATAGCGGAAGTGGAGTTTTTCTTTGCCGCTGCCATATAAAAGCACGTGCTGCTGCTCATCCGTTAGCTCTTCAAACGGCGCGTCCAGATCAATTTTGTAATGCTTAGCTACACTGGCAAGAATT contains:
- the hprK gene encoding HPr(Ser) kinase/phosphatase codes for the protein MKKTHVRDIVNHFQLKVAGGKSGLRREVTVSDISRPGLEIAGYFEFYASERVQLLGKTELSFYEALSAPERMERIDKLLLEATPCICVAHGCEAPAELLDLAEERGIPVLTSPLPTTKLSSKLTTYLEGRLAPTTTMHGVLVDVYGVGVLLVGQSSIGKSETALELVKRGHRLVADDAVEIRQTQENQLIGSAPELIQHLLEIRGVGIINVMTLFGAGAIRNYKRISLVIRLEIWDPNKMYDRLGLDDEKIKIMDTEVPQITIPVRPGRNLAVIVEVASMNFRLKRMGYNAAVVFSKKLTDTIEDAVEDI
- the lgt gene encoding prolipoprotein diacylglyceryl transferase codes for the protein MPKALDPIALQLGPLSIHWYGIILGTAALVGLLMALREAKRVGMDPETIMDVVMYAVPAAIIGARIYYVVFRWDEYYSSHPGEIIAIWQGGIAIHGALIASVLTAYIYSRVKKVSFWRIADIVAPSLLIGQAIGRWGNFMNQEAHGGPVSLEFLQSLHLPQFIIDQMYILDPLTNTYSYYHPTFLYESLWNLLGVLLLITIRRVVALRRGDLFLSYVIWYSIGRFFVEGLRTDSLMLTDTLRIAQVISLVLIALALVMMVVLRKTGVAKKRYGEG
- the hisG gene encoding ATP phosphoribosyltransferase; the protein is MAVNAQEKLIIAMPKGRIFEEAADLLRKAGVPLPPEFDDSRKLIVPVPEANLDFILAKPTDVPTYVEYGVADIGVVGKDVLLEEGRNVYELLDLQISRCRISVAGLPDWKPSGTAAPRVATKYPRVASKYFREQGQQVEVIKLNGSIELAPLIGLADRIVDIVSTGRTLKENGLVELEEIMPITTRLIANRVSYRMKNEAVDYIYEKFASIVEER
- a CDS encoding ATP phosphoribosyltransferase regulatory subunit is translated as MSKPLGFEKPLGMRDILPDVLEEQRWLEGQVKGCMQQWGYREISTPTLEYYDTVGAASATLDNRLFKLLDSEGKTVVLRPDMTAPIARVASSLMKEEPLPLRLMYTANVFRAQKNEAGRNAEFTQLGIECIGQASVDADAEAIALAVSVLKAAGVSVFKIAVGHIGFLEGLLEEIVEEKDDCEKLKEYLYNRDYVGFRQYVHGLGLSEEGTSRLCELLKLRGGKELLERAEAITVNGQARKAVRNLRELWEALEAYQVDQYVLLDLNLLSNLDYYTGILFEGYAANQGFSICTGGRYDGLLAQFGRPCPATGFAIQMDSLLEAADYQMEKARRFLILYRAEQRSAALEKARALRAQDNTVVITQRKEESNQVDFSQYAEVIDMTGEEATWQ
- the ppaX gene encoding pyrophosphatase PpaX; translated protein: MHRYQYVLFDLDGTLIDTNNLILTSFMYTLEKFYPGKYTREDIIPHMGKPLYDQMDLFGPDRSEELVQVYRAHNEQVHDELVEEFPRVLETIEQLAAMDIKMGIVTTKQRKTAEMGLRLFGLDKYMDTFVSYQDTENHKPHPEPVEKAMRALGADPARTLMVGDSQYDIQAAHNAGISSAGVAWSLKGASFLSTFDPTYLLNDMSDLIQIVKQPIRQS
- a CDS encoding acyltransferase, which produces MAKRQTERYPVQGANSLWQLYKTISFWKVVKCFAVVQLARYTPWMPLKNWMYRTFLGMKVGENTAVALMVMMDTMFPERISIGSNSIIGYNTTILAHEYLIEEYRLGDVKIGSGVMIGANSTVLPGVTIGDGAVVSAATLVNADVPAGAFVGGNPMRIIRQAGNLSE
- the uvrA gene encoding excinuclease ABC subunit UvrA, translating into MSRENITIKGARAHNLKNIDITIPRDKFVVLTGLSGSGKSSLAFDTIYAEGQRRYVESLSAYARQFLGQMDKPDVDSIEGLSPAISIDQKTTSRNPRSTVGTVTEIYDYLRLLFARIGRPHCPEHGVEITAQTVEQMVDRILAYPEKTRLQILAPLVQGRKGEHVKLLEEIRTQGYVRVRVNGDVRDLSEEIKLEKNKKHSIEVVIDRIVVKDGIQSRLADSLETALRLAEGRVLVDIMGEEELLFSQNLACPVCGFSIQELEPRLFSFNSPFGACSKCDGLGSQLEVDPDLIVPDRSKSVNEGALDPWNSSTSNYYEQILASVAKHYKIDLDAPFEELTDEQQHVLLYGSGKEKLHFRYKSDFSSTVRDTHMTFEGVVNNVARRYRETGSDYVRQQLEQYMSQKKCPTCKGHRLRAEALAVTINEQNIAYVTDLSITEAHEFFDQLKLTEKEVQIARLILKEIQARLQFLVDVGLDYLTMSRAAGTLSGGEAQRIRLATQIGSSLMGVLYILDEPSIGLHQRDNARLIKTLEHMRDLGNTLIVVEHDEDTMFAADYIIDIGPGAGVHGGKIVAKGTPKEIMNDENSLTGQYLSGRKFIPVPLDRRQPNGKWVKIVGAKENNLRNVTLKVPLGVFTCVTGVSGSGKSTLINEILHKSLARELHKSKQKPGAFRKLEGIEHLDKVIDIDQSPIGRTPRSNPATYTGVFDDIRDLFAQTNEAKMRGYQKGRFSFNVKGGRCEACRGDGIIKIEMHFLPDVYVPCEVCHGKRYNRETLEVRYKGKNISDVLEMTVEYALEFFKHIPRIQRKLQTLYDVGLGYITLGQPATTLSGGEAQRVKLASELYRRSNGKTLYILDEPTTGLHIDDIDRLLKVLQRLVEAGDSVLVIEHNLDVIKTADHIIDLGPDGGSRGGMIVAEGAPEDVVKVDESYTGQYLAPVLERDRKRSEARLQIQS